The Zingiber officinale cultivar Zhangliang chromosome 9A, Zo_v1.1, whole genome shotgun sequence genome window below encodes:
- the LOC122020348 gene encoding malate dehydrogenase, glyoxysomal isoform X2, with product MQQNDEATRRMATLSAHLHPPSLQGVPPLRRENCRAKGGAPGFKVAILGAAGGIGQPLSLLMKMNPLVSVLHLYDVVNSPGVTADVSHMDTGAVVRGFLGAPQLENALTGMDIVIIPAGIPRKPGMTRDDLFKINAGIVRTLCEGVAKCCPRAIVNLISNPVNSTVPIAAEVFKKAGTYDPKRLLGVTTLDVVRANTFVAEVLGIDPREVDVPVIGGHSGVTILPLLSQVKPASSFTSEEINYLTNRIQNGGTEVVEAKAGAGSATLSMAYAAAKFADACLRGLRGDAGIVECTFVASQVTELPFFATKVRLGRGGAEEIFPIGPLSEYERVGLEKAKNELAGSIDKGVSFIRK from the exons ATGCAGCAAAACGATGAGGCGACTCGAAGAATGGCCACGCTCTCCGCGCACCTCCATCCGCCCAGCCTCCAG GGAGTTCCGCCATTGAGACGGGAGAATTGCCGGGCAAAAGGAGGAGCGCCAGGATTCAAAGTAGCAATTTTAGGTGCTGCTGGAGGAATTGGACAGCCCCTTTCCTTGCTCATGAAGATGAATCCTCTGGTTTCTGTTCTCCACCTCTACGATGTTGTGAATTCGCCTGGTGTCACAGCTGATGTTAGTCACATGGATACTGGTGCTGTG GTGCGTGGCTTCTTAGGTGCACCTCAATTGGAGAATGCACTTACTGGAATGGATATTGTCATCATTCCTGCTGGTATCCCCAGAAAGCCTGGAATGACGAGGGAtgatctcttcaaaatcaatgcTGGAATTGTTAGAACACTTTGCGAAGGGGTGGCTAAATGCTGTCCCAGGGCAATTGTGAACTTGATCAGCAATCCAGTGAATTCTACTGTTCCTATCGCAGCAGAAGTTTTCAAGAAAGCTGGGACATATGATCCAAAGCGACTGCTGGGAGTGACAACTCTTGATGTAGTCAGAGCTAATACTTTCGTG GCTGAAGTCTTGGGGATTGATCCAAGGGAGGTCGATGTACCTGTCATTGGTGGTCACTCGGGAGTTACTATATTACCTCTTCTGTCACAG GTTAAACCTGCATCTTCTTTCACCTCAGAAGAGATTAACTATCTCACTAATCGAATTCAGAATGGTGGAACTGAAGTTGTCGAG GCCAAAGCTGGAGCTGGTTCTGCGACACTTTCCATG GCATATGCAGCCGCTAAATTTGCAGATGCCTGTCTGAGGGGGTTGAGAGGTGATGCTGGAATTGTGGAATGCACATTTGTTGCCTCGCAG GTGACAGAACTTCCCTTCTTTGCAACAAAGGTACGATTAGGTAGAGGAGGAGCTGAAGAAATCTTCCCTATTGGACCACTTAGTGAATATGAAAG GGTTGGCTTGGAGAAGGCGAAAAACGAGTTGGCAGGAAGCATTGACAAGGGAGTTTCTTTCATAAGGAAATGA
- the LOC122020348 gene encoding malate dehydrogenase, glyoxysomal isoform X1 — MQQNDEATRRMATLSAHLHPPSLQMQGVPPLRRENCRAKGGAPGFKVAILGAAGGIGQPLSLLMKMNPLVSVLHLYDVVNSPGVTADVSHMDTGAVVRGFLGAPQLENALTGMDIVIIPAGIPRKPGMTRDDLFKINAGIVRTLCEGVAKCCPRAIVNLISNPVNSTVPIAAEVFKKAGTYDPKRLLGVTTLDVVRANTFVAEVLGIDPREVDVPVIGGHSGVTILPLLSQVKPASSFTSEEINYLTNRIQNGGTEVVEAKAGAGSATLSMAYAAAKFADACLRGLRGDAGIVECTFVASQVTELPFFATKVRLGRGGAEEIFPIGPLSEYERVGLEKAKNELAGSIDKGVSFIRK, encoded by the exons ATGCAGCAAAACGATGAGGCGACTCGAAGAATGGCCACGCTCTCCGCGCACCTCCATCCGCCCAGCCTCCAG ATGCAGGGAGTTCCGCCATTGAGACGGGAGAATTGCCGGGCAAAAGGAGGAGCGCCAGGATTCAAAGTAGCAATTTTAGGTGCTGCTGGAGGAATTGGACAGCCCCTTTCCTTGCTCATGAAGATGAATCCTCTGGTTTCTGTTCTCCACCTCTACGATGTTGTGAATTCGCCTGGTGTCACAGCTGATGTTAGTCACATGGATACTGGTGCTGTG GTGCGTGGCTTCTTAGGTGCACCTCAATTGGAGAATGCACTTACTGGAATGGATATTGTCATCATTCCTGCTGGTATCCCCAGAAAGCCTGGAATGACGAGGGAtgatctcttcaaaatcaatgcTGGAATTGTTAGAACACTTTGCGAAGGGGTGGCTAAATGCTGTCCCAGGGCAATTGTGAACTTGATCAGCAATCCAGTGAATTCTACTGTTCCTATCGCAGCAGAAGTTTTCAAGAAAGCTGGGACATATGATCCAAAGCGACTGCTGGGAGTGACAACTCTTGATGTAGTCAGAGCTAATACTTTCGTG GCTGAAGTCTTGGGGATTGATCCAAGGGAGGTCGATGTACCTGTCATTGGTGGTCACTCGGGAGTTACTATATTACCTCTTCTGTCACAG GTTAAACCTGCATCTTCTTTCACCTCAGAAGAGATTAACTATCTCACTAATCGAATTCAGAATGGTGGAACTGAAGTTGTCGAG GCCAAAGCTGGAGCTGGTTCTGCGACACTTTCCATG GCATATGCAGCCGCTAAATTTGCAGATGCCTGTCTGAGGGGGTTGAGAGGTGATGCTGGAATTGTGGAATGCACATTTGTTGCCTCGCAG GTGACAGAACTTCCCTTCTTTGCAACAAAGGTACGATTAGGTAGAGGAGGAGCTGAAGAAATCTTCCCTATTGGACCACTTAGTGAATATGAAAG GGTTGGCTTGGAGAAGGCGAAAAACGAGTTGGCAGGAAGCATTGACAAGGGAGTTTCTTTCATAAGGAAATGA